Proteins from a single region of Antechinus flavipes isolate AdamAnt ecotype Samford, QLD, Australia chromosome 2, AdamAnt_v2, whole genome shotgun sequence:
- the MCMBP gene encoding mini-chromosome maintenance complex-binding protein, with amino-acid sequence MPCGDDWLNHPLGIVQGFFAQNGLNSDWEKKVTEYFKEKLKESNATKWVPSLNDVPLHYLKPNSFVKFRCMVQDMFDPEFYMGVYETVDPNTKARVLHFGKYRDIAECGPQQEVDLNSAQTTTLERQTFYCVPVPGESAWVKEAYVSASQARVSPSTSYTPSRHKRSYEDDEDMDLHPSKQKDQHTGLRHTGKVGDLHGYGEPKRLETEASAGQHLNSPNCTPPLDLNFPLPGEKGPACLVKVYENWDCFKVNDILEVYGILSVDPVLSILNNEERDSSLLDPMECMDTLEEQRVHSPPASLVPRIHVILAQKLQHINPLLPAFLKEEENKSFISGFMSELSPVRAELLGFLTHALLGDSLAAEYLILHLISTVYTRRDVLPLGKFTVNLSGCPRNSTFTEHIYQIIQHLVPASFRLQMTIENMNLLKLIPHKDYTANRLVSGILQLSNNTSLVIDETHLEQGQLDTPGVHNVTALGNLITWQKVDYDFNYHQMEFPCNINVLITSEGRSLLPSDCQVHLQPQIIPPNMEEYMSSLLTAVLPSVLNKFRIYLTLLRLLDYSISDEITKAVEEDFVEMRKNDPQSITADDLHRLLVVARFLSLSAGQTTLSRERWLRAKQLESLRKTRLQQQKCVNGNEL; translated from the exons ATGCCGTGCGGGGACGACTGGCTCAACCATCCACTCGGCATCGTGCAGGGCTTCTTCG CCCAAAATGGATTAAATTCTGACTGGGAGAAGAAAGTAactgaatattttaaagaaaagctaaaagaaaGTAATGCTACTAAATGG GTACCATCATTGAATGATGTTCCTCTTCATTATCTGAAACCCAATAGTTTTGTGAAATTTCGCTGCATGGTTCAGGATATGTTTGATCCTGAGTTTTACATGGGAGTCTATGAAACTGTTGATCCAAATACAAAAGCACGG GTTTTACATTTTGGAAAATACAGAGACATAGCAGAATGTGGG CCTCAACAAGAAGTTGATTTGAACTCTGCCCAGACCACTACTTTGGAACGACAGACTTTCTATTGTGTCCCAGTGCCAGGAGAATCGGCATGGGTAAAAGAA gCATATGTTAGTGCAAGTCAAGCTCGGGTTAGCCCCTCAACTTCCTACACTCCAAGTCGTCACAAGAGAAGTTATGAAGATGATGAAGATATGGACCTTCATCCATCTAAACAGAAAGATCAACATACAGGTTTAAGACATACAG ggAAGGTTGGTGATCTTCATGGGTATGGAGAGCCAAAACGGTTAGAAACTGAGGCTTCTGCTGGGCAACACTTGAACTCCCCAAACTGCACCCCTCCTCTTGATCTCAATTTTCCACTGCCAGGAGAGAAAGGCCCTGCATGCCTTGTAAAG gtTTATGAAAACTGGGATTGTTTCAAAGTGAATGATATTCTTGAGGTGTATGGCATTTTGTCTGTGGATCCAGTGCTGAGCATATTGAATAATGAAGAAAG GGATTCCTCATTACTGGATCCTATGGAATGTATGGATACTCTAGAAGAACAAAGAGTACATAGCCCCCCTGCTTCATTAGTTCCAAGAATTCATGTGATTTTAGCCCAGAAATTGCAGCACATCAATCCACTCTTGCCTGCTTTTCTTAAGGAAGAGGAGAACAAAAGct TTATTTCAGGATTCATGTCAGAATTATCCCCTGTGAGAGCAGAACTACTTGGGTTCCTAACCCATGCTCTTCTGGGAGATAGCTTGGCTGCTGAATACCTAATATTGCATCTCATCTCCACTGT atACACAAGGAGAGATGTTCTTCCTCTAGGAAAATTCACAGTTAACTTGAGTGGTTGCCCTCGAAATAGTACCTTCACAGAACACATATATCAAATTATTCAACATCTTGTTCCAGCA tctttccgTCTACAGATGACAATAGAGAATATGAACCTCTTGAAGTTAATTCCTCAcaaagattacacagctaatcGCTTAGTCAGTGGAATCTTGCAACTGTCAAATAATACTTCCCTTGTAATAGATGAGACTCATCTTGAGCAAGGACAGCTTGACACCCCAG GAGTTCATAATGTAACAGCACTGGGCAACCTAATAACTTGGCAGAAAGTAGATTATGACTTTAATTACCACCAGATGGAATTCCCCTGCAATATTAATGTACTTATTACTTCAGAAGGCAGATCACTCCTACCG tcAGATTGCCAGGTCCACTTGCAGCCACAAATAATTCCACCAAATATGGAAGAATATATGAGCAGTCTTCTCACAGCAGTACTCCCTTCTGTCTTGAATAAATTCCGCATTTATCTGACTCTTTTGCGATTGCTGGATTATAGCATATCTGATGAGATTACCAAG GCAGTTGAAGAGGACTTTGTGGAAATGCGCAAGAATGACCCACAGAGCATAACAGCTGACGACCTCCATCGATTACTGGTTGTAGCCAG GTTCTTGTCTCTAAGTGCTGGCCAGACAACACTGTCAAGAGAGAGGTGGCTAAGAGCAAAGCAGCTGGAGTCTTTACGAAAAACCAGACTTCAACAACAGAAATGTGTTAATGgaaatgaactttaa